Proteins co-encoded in one Marinobacter gudaonensis genomic window:
- a CDS encoding glutamate synthase-related protein, producing MSNPVIADNKPKKVSLKKGKEYAFCVCGRSSDQPFCDGSHADTGFKPKVFKAEKDEEAVLCQCKQTGSAPYCDGTHQQFSDDQVGKEAPEGDDSGDEQSGDAPKARSTKEEPTVEFIHQLAREGLSNMGHHGPTTAMGVPRHTLPHWDDLQLMVAQMASKPLADDADVATELVIGPEARKPLTLSMPLFVSDMSFGALSEEAKIALARGAEMAGTGICSGEGGMLPEEQQENSRYFYELASAKFGYKEELLEKVQAFHFKGGQGAKTGTGGHLPGNKNTGKISEVRNIPEGQPANSPPTFEDLRSVEDFQRFAGQVREITGGIPVGFKLSANHIERDIQFALDAGADYIILDGRGGGTGAAPEIFRDHISVPTIPALARARRYLDDRGASGRVTLIVTGGLRVPIDFVKALALGADGVAVANSAMQSIGCVAARICNTNNCPAGIATQNKDLRQRLNVDQSAKQLKNFLEASTSLMQVMARACGHDSLSKFNIDDLSTWHREMALLSGVRYAGVLDPSA from the coding sequence ATGAGCAATCCGGTGATCGCTGATAACAAGCCGAAGAAAGTCAGCCTGAAGAAAGGAAAAGAATACGCGTTCTGCGTGTGCGGTCGCTCCAGCGACCAGCCCTTCTGTGACGGTTCCCACGCAGACACAGGCTTCAAGCCGAAAGTCTTCAAGGCGGAAAAAGACGAGGAGGCGGTGCTGTGCCAGTGCAAGCAGACCGGTAGCGCACCCTACTGCGATGGCACCCACCAGCAATTCAGTGATGACCAGGTTGGCAAGGAAGCGCCCGAGGGCGACGATAGCGGCGACGAGCAATCCGGTGACGCCCCGAAAGCCAGGTCCACGAAAGAAGAACCCACCGTTGAATTTATCCACCAACTGGCCCGGGAAGGCCTGAGCAACATGGGCCACCATGGTCCGACCACGGCCATGGGCGTGCCTCGCCATACCCTGCCTCACTGGGACGATCTGCAACTGATGGTGGCGCAGATGGCCAGCAAGCCCCTGGCAGACGACGCCGACGTGGCCACCGAGCTGGTCATTGGTCCGGAAGCGCGAAAGCCGCTGACCCTCAGCATGCCGCTGTTTGTGTCCGACATGAGTTTTGGGGCTCTGTCCGAGGAGGCAAAAATCGCCCTGGCCCGGGGTGCCGAAATGGCGGGCACCGGCATCTGTTCCGGCGAGGGAGGCATGCTACCGGAGGAGCAGCAGGAGAATTCCCGGTATTTCTACGAGCTGGCCAGCGCCAAGTTTGGCTACAAGGAGGAATTGCTGGAGAAAGTGCAGGCCTTCCACTTCAAGGGCGGCCAGGGCGCGAAGACCGGCACCGGCGGCCATCTGCCCGGTAACAAGAACACCGGCAAGATTTCGGAAGTGCGGAACATCCCCGAGGGCCAGCCGGCCAACTCGCCGCCCACCTTCGAGGATCTGCGCTCGGTGGAGGACTTTCAGCGCTTTGCCGGCCAGGTTCGCGAGATCACCGGGGGCATTCCGGTGGGCTTCAAGCTCAGCGCCAACCACATTGAACGGGATATCCAGTTTGCCCTGGATGCGGGCGCCGACTACATCATTCTGGATGGTCGTGGCGGCGGCACCGGGGCTGCACCGGAAATCTTCCGGGACCACATCAGTGTGCCCACCATTCCAGCCCTGGCCCGGGCCCGCCGTTACCTGGATGATCGCGGCGCGAGCGGTAGGGTCACTTTGATCGTCACCGGCGGGCTGCGGGTGCCCATCGACTTCGTGAAGGCCCTTGCCCTGGGGGCCGATGGGGTTGCGGTAGCCAACAGCGCCATGCAGTCCATCGGCTGCGTAGCAGCGCGCATCTGCAACACCAACAACTGCCCGGCAGGGATCGCTACTCAGAACAAGGACTTGCGCCAGCGCCTGAATGTCGACCAGTCGGCGAAGCAGCTCAAGAATTTCCTGGAGGCGTCAACGTCGTTGATGCAGGTAATGGCCCGGGCCTGCGGGCACGACAGCCTGAGCAAATTCAACATCGATGATCTGTCCACCTGGCATCGGGAGATGGCCCTGTTGAGCGGTGTGCGCTACGCCGGTGTACTCGACCCTTCTGCCTGA
- a CDS encoding DNA-3-methyladenine glycosylase I — MSFFRLHEQAVLQKGGEAEVKARLPRVATAEELAALGDDRYLSEITRCIFKAGFVWRVIENKWPQFEAAFEGFVPLYWQQVPPEVLEQLAGDERIVRNAQKIQTVPENARMIVETAREHGSFGKFLASWPHSDQAGLLLWLKRNGARLGGNSAQYFLRRVGWDGFILSRDVIAGLQREELLDASPTSKKGLLQAQQAFNRWHEETGLPYSHLSRILSMTLG; from the coding sequence ATGTCCTTCTTCCGACTCCACGAACAGGCCGTACTGCAGAAAGGCGGCGAAGCCGAGGTGAAAGCCCGGCTCCCGAGAGTGGCCACGGCCGAGGAGCTTGCTGCGCTGGGCGATGATCGTTATCTCTCCGAGATCACCCGCTGCATTTTCAAGGCGGGGTTTGTCTGGCGGGTCATCGAGAATAAATGGCCCCAGTTCGAGGCGGCGTTCGAGGGCTTCGTGCCACTGTACTGGCAGCAGGTGCCGCCCGAGGTGCTGGAGCAACTGGCGGGCGATGAAAGAATCGTTCGCAACGCCCAGAAGATTCAGACGGTTCCCGAGAACGCACGCATGATCGTGGAAACGGCCCGGGAACACGGCAGCTTCGGGAAGTTCCTCGCGAGCTGGCCCCACAGCGATCAGGCGGGTCTACTACTGTGGCTGAAACGTAATGGCGCGCGACTCGGCGGCAACAGCGCTCAATATTTCCTGCGCCGGGTTGGCTGGGATGGGTTCATTCTCTCCCGCGATGTGATCGCGGGCCTGCAGCGGGAAGAGCTGCTGGATGCGTCCCCCACCAGCAAGAAAGGACTGCTGCAGGCACAGCAGGCCTTCAATCGCTGGCACGAAGAGACCGGGCTGCCGTACAGTCACCTGTCACGCATACTTTCCATGACACTGGGCTGA
- a CDS encoding OsmC domain/YcaO domain-containing protein gives MEINVNFLENLRLEAKFDDFTVVTDQPIRYKGDGSAPSPFDYFLASSALCAAYFVRVYCLARDIPTENIRLSQNNIVDPENRYNQIFKISVELPEDISEKDRQGILRSIDRCTVKKVVQTGPTFEIETVENLDADAQALLMTQPDGGSQTFIEGKDLPLEQTIANMTGILEELGMKIEIASWRNIVPHVWSLHIRDAASPMCFTNGKGASKESALCSALGEFIERLNCNFFYNDQFFGEEIANSEFVHYPNEKWFKPGPDDELPEGILDDHCLAIYNPDGDLRGSNLIDTNSGRADRGIVSLPFVRKSDGEVVYFPSNLIENLFLSNGMSAGNTLAEAEVQCLSEIFERAVKKEIIEQEIALPDVPREVLEQYPDILEGIQALEAQGFPTLVKDASLGGQFPVMCVTLMNPRTGGVFASFGAHPSFEVALERSLTELLQGRSFEGLNDVPPPTFNSLAVTEPNNFVEHFIDSTGVVSWRFFSARSDYEFVEWDFSGTTAEEADRLFGILQDLGKEVYVAVYEELGAPVCRILVPGYSEVYPVEDLIMDNTNMALDYREDILNLHRLSDDQLADLVERLEESQLDNYMTIITLIGVEFDENTVWGQLTILELKILICLALQWHEEALEFVDMFLQFNDNTVERGLFYRAMAAVLEVALDEEMELEDYLTNFTRMFGEQTMDAVVGSVNGTVRFHGLEPTNMQLEGLDKHQRLIESYKKLHTARAARAGLA, from the coding sequence ATGGAAATCAACGTCAATTTTCTCGAGAACCTTCGGCTGGAAGCCAAATTTGACGATTTCACGGTGGTGACGGACCAGCCCATCCGCTACAAGGGCGACGGCTCCGCCCCCAGCCCGTTTGATTATTTCCTGGCCTCGTCGGCGCTTTGTGCGGCCTATTTTGTGCGGGTTTACTGTCTGGCGCGGGACATCCCCACCGAGAACATCCGGCTGTCCCAGAACAACATCGTGGACCCGGAGAATCGCTACAACCAGATCTTCAAGATCTCCGTGGAACTGCCCGAGGACATCTCCGAGAAGGATCGTCAGGGCATCCTGCGCTCCATCGACCGCTGCACCGTGAAAAAAGTGGTACAGACCGGCCCCACCTTCGAGATTGAAACCGTTGAGAATCTGGACGCCGACGCCCAGGCCCTGCTGATGACGCAGCCCGACGGTGGCAGCCAGACCTTTATCGAGGGCAAGGACCTGCCGCTGGAGCAGACCATCGCCAATATGACCGGCATTCTCGAAGAGCTGGGCATGAAGATCGAAATTGCCTCCTGGCGCAATATCGTGCCCCACGTCTGGTCGCTGCACATCCGCGACGCCGCCTCCCCAATGTGTTTCACCAACGGCAAGGGCGCCAGCAAGGAGAGTGCCCTGTGCTCGGCCCTGGGTGAATTCATCGAGCGGCTGAACTGCAACTTCTTCTACAACGATCAGTTCTTCGGCGAAGAAATCGCCAACAGCGAGTTCGTGCATTATCCGAACGAAAAGTGGTTCAAACCCGGCCCGGATGACGAGCTGCCGGAAGGTATCCTGGACGATCACTGCCTGGCCATCTACAACCCGGACGGCGACCTTCGGGGCTCCAACCTGATCGATACCAACTCCGGTCGGGCAGACCGCGGCATCGTTTCCCTCCCCTTTGTGCGCAAATCAGACGGTGAGGTGGTCTACTTTCCCTCTAACCTGATCGAAAACCTTTTCCTGAGCAACGGCATGAGTGCCGGTAACACGCTGGCCGAGGCGGAGGTGCAGTGCCTCTCTGAAATTTTCGAGCGGGCGGTGAAAAAAGAAATCATCGAGCAGGAAATCGCCCTGCCGGATGTGCCGCGGGAGGTGCTGGAACAGTATCCGGATATCCTCGAGGGTATTCAGGCGCTGGAAGCCCAGGGCTTCCCAACCCTGGTGAAAGACGCCTCCCTGGGCGGTCAGTTCCCGGTGATGTGCGTCACCCTTATGAACCCGCGAACCGGCGGCGTGTTTGCCTCCTTCGGTGCCCATCCGAGCTTTGAGGTGGCCCTGGAGCGAAGCCTGACCGAGCTGCTTCAGGGCCGCAGCTTTGAGGGCCTGAACGACGTGCCACCGCCCACCTTCAACAGCCTGGCGGTGACCGAGCCGAACAACTTTGTTGAGCACTTTATCGATTCCACCGGCGTTGTTTCCTGGCGCTTCTTCAGTGCCCGGTCCGACTACGAGTTCGTGGAATGGGATTTCTCCGGCACCACCGCCGAAGAGGCCGACCGCCTGTTCGGTATCCTCCAGGACCTGGGCAAGGAAGTGTACGTGGCCGTGTACGAGGAACTGGGCGCGCCGGTGTGCCGGATTCTGGTCCCCGGCTATTCCGAGGTGTACCCGGTGGAAGACCTGATCATGGACAACACCAACATGGCCCTCGACTACCGGGAAGACATCCTCAACCTGCACCGCCTGAGTGACGACCAACTGGCCGATCTCGTGGAGCGCCTGGAGGAAAGCCAGCTCGACAACTACATGACCATCATCACCCTGATTGGCGTGGAGTTCGACGAGAACACCGTCTGGGGCCAGCTCACCATCCTGGAGCTGAAGATCCTGATCTGTCTTGCTCTACAGTGGCACGAGGAAGCGCTGGAATTTGTCGACATGTTCCTGCAGTTCAACGACAACACCGTGGAGCGAGGTCTGTTCTATCGCGCCATGGCGGCGGTGCTTGAGGTAGCCCTGGATGAAGAGATGGAACTGGAAGATTACCTCACCAACTTCACCCGGATGTTCGGCGAGCAAACCATGGATGCGGTGGTCGGCTCGGTGAACGGCACCGTGCGTTTCCATGGCCTCGAGCCCACCAACATGCAACTGGAAGGACTGGACAAGCACCAGCGTCTGATCGAGAGCTACAAGAAGCTCCATACGGCCCGAGCGGCCCGCGCCGGCCTGGCCTGA
- a CDS encoding GNAT family N-acetyltransferase, which yields MSGKRSGNRREYIIREAREGDLPELVDFLAKLALHVSGAPPHELKQSEYKRLLRTLHTALDDPNKRLVVAEHHTAGLVGMGYVYIWRSQGIWEQSESVEYKSGIIDDIWVEPEFRRMGIFKALLRELVTFAEAHHASELILEYSASNKEAKEAWTRLGFKPTGVRAAAFTSSVSQALAGNQR from the coding sequence ATGTCCGGAAAGCGATCGGGCAACCGAAGAGAGTACATCATCCGGGAAGCCCGGGAAGGTGACCTCCCCGAGCTTGTGGATTTTCTCGCCAAGCTAGCCTTGCACGTGTCCGGTGCGCCCCCGCACGAGCTTAAACAAAGTGAATACAAGCGACTGCTCCGAACCCTGCACACAGCGCTCGACGATCCGAACAAGCGGCTGGTGGTGGCGGAGCATCACACTGCCGGTCTCGTTGGTATGGGCTATGTTTATATCTGGCGAAGCCAGGGTATCTGGGAACAGTCCGAATCCGTGGAGTACAAATCAGGCATCATTGACGATATCTGGGTAGAACCGGAGTTCCGAAGAATGGGTATCTTCAAGGCCCTGTTGCGTGAACTTGTTACGTTTGCCGAGGCGCATCACGCGTCCGAACTGATTCTTGAATATTCGGCCTCCAACAAGGAAGCAAAGGAGGCCTGGACCCGGCTGGGCTTTAAACCGACTGGGGTACGGGCGGCAGCGTTTACGTCCAGTGTCAGCCAGGCGCTGGCGGGAAACCAACGATAA
- a CDS encoding TonB-dependent siderophore receptor: protein MNLPFRRRCGFIALASLMGTPLVALAQSDASETEELAPLDVVSDAITAPEHMDLEKRPQVGKQNVAIEEQPYSVSVVDEQFIQDSGAKTIQDALLYTPGVYAGSFGFDTRIDSATVRGVDAGRYLDGLRQIYGSYNTVRSNVYALESIEVLKGPSSMLYGQSDLGGIINAVSKRPEKEQAGEIWAQYGTFDRKQLAVDVTGPATEDGELLYRLIALGRDSDTQVDYVEDDGYVLSPSLTWRPSEDTSLTLLLNRQENKGQVSAQFLPQAGTLDPGSQGFIGSERFVGEPGWDRYDREKTEATVFLDHRLNANWAVSTTARYTDSSAETREHWITIPSVPDANGEVPRTIYTVDAETRIFNLDARLEGDIKLANTRHRLIIGADRQDARWEQSNYFYGYGLGGTFDVYDPQYGNLNAGVITPSDRPDNEIEQIGVYVADHIEIGPVVVSAGLRHDWAENRRLAVSGADTVSDEEATTGRAGLMYRFENGISPYISYAEAFSMNLGTDGTASAGTLEPTTGEQQEAGVKYVSPDSSLGISAAYFDITQENRVSDGQTPGGVEQTGAVINGWELQVNKRWQRFETQLAYTDLNADNDATGNRLPYVAERQASWWNQLFLGSNWRFGAGVRYVGDNVGSGGGPVVPSVTLYDAMVGYTWGQWDFSVDAKNLADEEYITWCRYDGGDCGYGERRTVNANAKYRF from the coding sequence ATGAACCTTCCTTTCCGCCGCCGCTGCGGCTTTATCGCCCTGGCCTCGCTGATGGGCACTCCGCTGGTCGCCCTGGCACAGTCCGACGCCAGCGAAACCGAGGAGCTTGCCCCACTGGACGTGGTGTCAGACGCGATCACAGCGCCGGAACACATGGATCTTGAGAAGCGGCCCCAGGTCGGCAAACAGAACGTGGCCATTGAGGAGCAGCCTTACTCGGTGTCCGTTGTCGATGAACAGTTCATCCAGGATTCCGGCGCCAAGACCATTCAGGATGCGCTTCTTTACACCCCGGGTGTTTACGCAGGCTCTTTCGGCTTTGACACCCGAATCGATTCAGCCACGGTACGTGGTGTGGATGCCGGCCGCTATCTGGACGGCCTGCGCCAGATTTATGGTTCCTACAACACGGTGCGCAGCAACGTTTATGCACTGGAGAGCATCGAAGTGCTGAAAGGGCCCTCCTCCATGCTCTACGGTCAGAGTGACCTCGGCGGTATCATCAACGCCGTCTCCAAGCGGCCCGAAAAGGAACAGGCCGGAGAGATCTGGGCCCAATACGGCACCTTCGATCGTAAACAGTTGGCGGTGGATGTTACCGGCCCCGCAACCGAAGACGGCGAGCTGCTCTATCGGCTTATCGCGCTGGGTCGCGACAGCGATACCCAGGTGGATTACGTTGAAGACGACGGCTATGTGCTCTCTCCTTCCCTCACCTGGCGCCCCTCGGAAGATACCAGCCTGACCCTGCTGCTGAACCGGCAGGAAAACAAGGGCCAGGTGTCAGCGCAGTTCCTGCCCCAGGCCGGCACGCTTGACCCGGGCTCGCAGGGCTTCATTGGCTCGGAGCGGTTCGTGGGCGAACCGGGATGGGACCGGTACGACCGGGAAAAGACCGAAGCCACCGTGTTCCTGGACCACCGCCTGAATGCCAACTGGGCGGTATCTACCACCGCTCGATATACCGACTCCAGCGCGGAAACCCGGGAACACTGGATCACCATTCCCAGCGTTCCGGATGCCAACGGCGAGGTGCCACGCACCATCTACACCGTCGATGCCGAAACCCGTATCTTCAACCTCGATGCCCGGCTCGAAGGTGACATCAAACTCGCCAACACCCGCCACCGTCTGATCATCGGCGCCGACCGTCAGGATGCCCGGTGGGAGCAGTCCAATTATTTCTACGGTTACGGCCTCGGCGGCACCTTTGACGTTTACGATCCGCAGTACGGCAACCTCAACGCCGGTGTCATTACCCCCTCTGACCGACCGGATAATGAGATCGAGCAGATCGGTGTGTACGTCGCAGACCACATTGAAATAGGACCTGTGGTTGTGTCTGCCGGCCTGCGCCACGACTGGGCTGAAAACCGCCGGCTGGCCGTTTCCGGGGCGGATACCGTCAGTGACGAGGAGGCCACAACCGGCCGCGCAGGTTTGATGTACCGCTTCGAGAACGGTATCTCCCCGTACATCAGCTACGCGGAAGCCTTCAGCATGAATCTTGGCACCGATGGCACCGCCTCTGCCGGCACCCTGGAGCCGACCACCGGCGAGCAGCAGGAAGCGGGCGTGAAATACGTATCGCCGGACAGCTCCCTCGGCATTTCCGCGGCCTACTTCGACATTACCCAGGAAAACCGGGTGAGCGATGGACAAACGCCCGGCGGTGTAGAGCAGACTGGCGCGGTCATCAACGGCTGGGAGCTGCAGGTGAACAAGCGCTGGCAGCGCTTCGAGACCCAGCTGGCCTACACCGATCTGAACGCAGACAACGATGCCACCGGCAACCGACTGCCCTACGTGGCCGAGCGCCAGGCCTCCTGGTGGAACCAGCTGTTCCTGGGTAGTAACTGGCGTTTCGGTGCCGGTGTACGCTATGTGGGCGACAACGTAGGTTCCGGCGGTGGCCCGGTGGTGCCCTCAGTGACCCTCTACGACGCCATGGTTGGCTACACCTGGGGCCAGTGGGACTTCAGCGTTGATGCCAAGAACCTGGCCGATGAAGAATACATCACCTGGTGCCGGTACGACGGCGGCGACTGCGGCTACGGAGAACGCCGTACCGTCAATGCCAACGCCAAATACCGGTTCTGA
- a CDS encoding aspartate/glutamate racemase family protein — MQTIGLLGGMSWESTQTYYRLINEGIKARLGGLHSAKLVLFSVDFAEIEALQHKGDWPATADILSRAAASLQKAGADFLLIGTNTMHKVAPEIEQAVQIPLLHIADATAQVLRNDGIDRVGLLGTRFTMEQAFYRERLEKAGIEVLTPDELQRETVHQVIYEELCQGNIQANSRDAYLDIVTSLSGRGAQAVILGCTEIGLLINQKDTEVPLYDTTAIHAMQAVDRALADP, encoded by the coding sequence ATGCAAACCATTGGTCTGTTGGGAGGCATGAGCTGGGAATCCACGCAAACCTATTACCGGCTGATCAATGAAGGTATCAAAGCCCGGCTGGGTGGCCTCCATTCGGCAAAACTGGTGCTCTTCAGCGTTGACTTCGCCGAGATCGAAGCGCTGCAACACAAGGGAGACTGGCCCGCCACGGCAGACATTCTTTCTCGCGCCGCCGCATCACTTCAAAAGGCCGGGGCCGACTTCCTCCTTATCGGCACCAACACCATGCACAAGGTAGCACCCGAGATTGAACAGGCCGTTCAGATTCCCCTGTTGCACATCGCCGATGCCACGGCCCAGGTGCTCAGAAACGATGGCATAGACCGCGTTGGGCTGCTGGGAACACGTTTCACCATGGAACAGGCATTTTACCGGGAACGGCTGGAGAAGGCCGGCATTGAGGTTCTTACTCCGGATGAGTTGCAGCGGGAAACGGTGCATCAGGTAATCTACGAGGAGCTGTGCCAGGGTAACATCCAGGCCAATTCGCGGGATGCTTACCTGGACATCGTAACTTCACTCTCCGGCCGTGGCGCGCAGGCGGTGATTCTGGGCTGCACCGAAATCGGCCTGCTGATCAATCAGAAGGACACCGAGGTACCGCTGTACGACACCACGGCAATCCACGCCATGCAGGCCGTTGACCGGGCACTGGCAGATCCGTAA
- a CDS encoding histone deacetylase family protein, whose protein sequence is MIGDRSVNVFYDEIMLGHNPEVDLPFVPSRVEKRVRSILQGLDFKWSYPEHPGRISAVKEFLDENPIEGVHWRTGAAAATYDQLARVHTTSYLDHVFSLAGKRAWLDKDTTAVSPDSIRAATAAAGNAIAAVESVIKGECQSAFALIRPPGHHAEPVRARGFCLLNNVAIAAAHAQAKLGCERILIIDWDAHHGNGTQDIFWADPDVLFFDTHCAAPFYPGSGDLEEVGEGLGEGYTINVPLPETAGDVAFERAFRDILVPAADYFKPDLVLVSAGFDPHRNDLAMNLTYNGFKMLTSIVQEVAETHADGRLALVLEGGYSLSSLSRGVHAVLEVLAGGDVPEVREIGVAEVEEAAEFHRSAFSDDYE, encoded by the coding sequence ATGATCGGAGATCGAAGCGTCAACGTGTTCTATGACGAGATCATGCTGGGACACAATCCTGAGGTGGACCTGCCCTTCGTGCCCAGTCGGGTCGAGAAGCGGGTACGGTCTATCCTCCAGGGACTGGACTTCAAATGGAGCTATCCGGAACACCCGGGCAGGATAAGTGCCGTCAAAGAGTTCCTTGACGAAAACCCGATTGAGGGAGTGCATTGGCGCACTGGCGCCGCAGCCGCGACCTATGATCAACTGGCCAGGGTTCACACGACCTCCTATCTGGATCATGTTTTTTCCCTGGCTGGCAAGCGCGCCTGGCTGGACAAAGACACCACCGCAGTGTCACCGGATAGCATCCGGGCTGCCACCGCTGCTGCGGGTAATGCCATTGCGGCCGTTGAAAGCGTTATCAAGGGTGAATGCCAGAGTGCGTTTGCCCTGATTCGGCCGCCTGGGCACCATGCCGAACCCGTGCGTGCACGCGGCTTTTGTCTACTCAATAACGTTGCCATTGCGGCGGCGCACGCCCAGGCCAAGCTCGGCTGTGAGCGGATTCTGATCATCGACTGGGACGCTCACCACGGCAACGGTACTCAGGACATCTTCTGGGCGGATCCGGACGTGCTGTTCTTCGACACCCACTGCGCAGCGCCTTTTTACCCGGGGTCTGGCGATCTGGAGGAAGTGGGGGAAGGGCTGGGGGAAGGCTATACCATCAACGTGCCGCTGCCTGAAACGGCAGGGGATGTTGCCTTTGAACGGGCGTTTCGGGACATCCTGGTACCAGCGGCGGATTACTTCAAGCCGGATCTGGTGCTTGTGTCCGCAGGCTTCGACCCCCACCGCAATGATCTGGCCATGAACCTTACCTACAACGGCTTCAAGATGCTCACCAGCATCGTGCAGGAAGTGGCCGAGACTCATGCCGACGGACGGCTCGCGCTGGTTCTTGAGGGTGGCTACAGCCTCAGTTCACTGTCCCGGGGCGTGCATGCGGTGCTTGAGGTGCTGGCCGGAGGGGACGTGCCCGAGGTACGCGAAATCGGTGTTGCGGAAGTGGAGGAGGCGGCGGAATTTCACCGCTCGGCATTCAGTGACGATTATGAATGA
- a CDS encoding pirin family protein, with the protein MSNLMGEAEQSCGETVAPCSAIKLILSPRVADLGGFSVRRLLPTAKQRMVGPWIFFDEMGPADFPPGEGVNVRPHPHIGLATVTYLFDGEILHRDSVGSFQPIRPGDINLMVAGRGIAHSERERPEVTAQAHRVHGLQLWLALPEHDEEADPAFYHYPASEIPSVEVNGVTVRIMIGSAYGQTSPVIRHSDTLYLEAFLRAGQSLVLPESTERGLYVVSGSLKAHGSEIEAHSMAVLSNEPGVSVTAQDDTRIALIGGEPLGKRFIEWNFVSSIKDRIESAKADWRAGRFAKVVDDESDYIPY; encoded by the coding sequence ATGAGTAATTTGATGGGAGAGGCCGAGCAGTCCTGCGGTGAAACAGTGGCGCCATGCAGCGCCATAAAACTGATTTTGAGTCCCAGAGTTGCAGACCTCGGGGGATTTTCGGTTAGGCGGCTCCTGCCGACCGCAAAGCAGAGGATGGTGGGGCCCTGGATTTTCTTTGACGAAATGGGCCCGGCGGATTTTCCCCCGGGGGAGGGTGTCAACGTTCGGCCGCACCCACACATTGGTCTCGCCACAGTCACCTATTTGTTCGACGGGGAGATACTGCACCGGGATTCCGTTGGCAGTTTTCAGCCCATTCGACCTGGAGACATCAACCTGATGGTGGCGGGACGTGGCATTGCCCATTCGGAGCGGGAGCGGCCGGAAGTGACCGCACAGGCCCATCGGGTCCACGGGCTGCAACTCTGGTTGGCGTTGCCCGAACATGACGAGGAGGCAGACCCTGCTTTCTACCACTACCCGGCTTCGGAGATTCCTTCCGTGGAGGTGAATGGGGTCACTGTACGGATCATGATCGGAAGTGCCTATGGCCAGACATCACCGGTTATCCGGCACAGCGATACGCTGTACCTGGAAGCGTTTCTGAGGGCAGGGCAGAGCCTGGTGCTGCCAGAGTCAACCGAGCGGGGCCTCTATGTGGTGAGCGGCTCTCTCAAGGCCCATGGCTCAGAGATTGAGGCCCACAGCATGGCGGTCCTGAGCAATGAGCCCGGGGTTTCGGTTACCGCCCAGGACGATACAAGGATCGCCCTGATCGGTGGCGAACCGCTGGGGAAGCGGTTTATCGAATGGAATTTTGTCTCGTCCATCAAGGACCGGATTGAATCGGCGAAAGCCGACTGGCGGGCAGGGCGCTTTGCAAAAGTGGTCGATGATGAATCGGACTACATCCCTTACTGA
- a CDS encoding histone deacetylase family protein produces the protein MNIPIVHHPDYSFPFPERHRFPMEKFRLLADYARSRGLLTRTNGFRPAPCRQAWLTQTHCPDYLTRFAGGALSAREQRQMNLPWSTGLVRRTFLAPSGTVLTAQLALQHGIACHLAGGTHHAHYDHAAGFCILNDLAVAANVLLQQDGIERLLIFDVDVHQGDGTAALLANEPRAFTCSIHCERNYPFVKSESDLDISLPDGLEDDAYLEVVSDTLQQALALSRPDIVLYDAGVDVFGGDPLGRLNISEAGILQRDRLVLGELKHRAIPVATVIGGGYDDDRARLAKRHGIVVEAACQLFGGG, from the coding sequence ATGAACATTCCGATAGTTCATCACCCGGATTACAGCTTCCCGTTCCCGGAGAGGCACCGCTTTCCCATGGAAAAGTTCCGGCTGCTTGCTGACTACGCGCGCTCCAGAGGCCTGTTGACCCGAACCAACGGTTTTCGGCCAGCCCCCTGCCGGCAAGCCTGGCTGACGCAGACCCACTGCCCGGACTACCTCACCCGGTTTGCGGGTGGCGCGCTCTCGGCAAGGGAGCAGCGTCAAATGAACCTGCCATGGAGCACAGGCCTGGTGCGGCGGACCTTTCTGGCACCGTCCGGTACCGTGCTGACAGCGCAGCTGGCGCTGCAACATGGCATTGCCTGCCACCTGGCCGGTGGCACCCATCACGCGCATTATGATCATGCTGCGGGCTTCTGCATCCTCAACGACCTGGCCGTCGCTGCCAACGTGCTGTTGCAGCAGGACGGCATCGAGCGACTGCTGATCTTCGACGTTGATGTACATCAAGGCGATGGTACCGCGGCTCTTCTGGCTAACGAACCGAGGGCGTTTACCTGCTCCATTCACTGCGAGCGTAACTACCCGTTCGTGAAAAGTGAGAGTGACCTGGATATCAGTTTGCCGGACGGCCTGGAAGATGATGCCTACCTGGAGGTGGTATCCGACACCTTGCAGCAAGCGTTGGCGTTATCCCGACCGGACATTGTGCTCTACGACGCGGGTGTGGATGTTTTCGGGGGCGACCCCCTGGGTCGCCTGAACATTTCAGAGGCAGGCATTCTCCAGCGAGACAGGCTGGTGCTCGGTGAACTCAAACACCGAGCAATTCCAGTGGCTACGGTTATCGGCGGTGGTTACGACGACGACAGGGCAAGGCTTGCCAAGCGCCACGGCATTGTCGTTGAAGCTGCCTGTCAGTTGTTCGGAGGCGGTTAA